The Marivirga tractuosa DSM 4126 genome contains the following window.
GAAGATAAAAACCAAATTGGCTTGTTTTGACCCGGAGACTATTACTTATATGGATATGCGAGTTCCTGAAGTAAAGTCAGGATTGAGTTTTGGCTATGTTCTTCCTGAAAAGCCTAGTGAAGCCTTAGTGGAATACACCTTGTTCTCAGCTGAACTATGGAAAAAGGAAGATTATGAAAGCTCTTTACGTTATTATATCGAGAAAACACTCAACATCACGGATTATGAAATTGAGGAAGAGGAATTCAATAAAATCCCGATGACCAATACAGTTTTTGAGCAAAGAAATAAAAGTATAATCCCTATAGGTACTTTAGCTGGTACAGTAAAGCCAAGCACTGGTTATTCATTTGTTAGAAATTATCAGCACATCCAGCTGATTGTAGATAGTTTAAAAAACAATACCCAATGTTTTGAATCTGCTAACTCGAAGCGTTTTAGATTTTATGATGAAGTATTAATGAATGTGCTAGTTACTGAAAAAAGCAGCGGACATGCTGTTTTTGGCAAGCTCTATAAAGGCAATACTTTGGCAGCACTATTAAAATTCCTTAATGAAGAATCTTCACTGTGGGAGGATTTAAAAATTATGAATACAGTGCCTAAATGGGCTTTTATAAAAGCAGTGGTTGAG
Protein-coding sequences here:
- a CDS encoding lycopene cyclase family protein, coding for MNNIPSYDYIIGGAGLAGLTLAWQMLDSGLLDNRKLLIIDRDKKNTNDRTWCFWAKPDNWLKALPISKSWKDARVQGSDFDLKQSLEPYEYFKIEGIDYYNFILNKLSRSTQITVIQDFIVDEDAKNKMVKTQAGQYQFTEYFFKSYFIADELSGIKDPNKHFIWQHFLGWKIKTKLACFDPETITYMDMRVPEVKSGLSFGYVLPEKPSEALVEYTLFSAELWKKEDYESSLRYYIEKTLNITDYEIEEEEFNKIPMTNTVFEQRNKSIIPIGTLAGTVKPSTGYSFVRNYQHIQLIVDSLKNNTQCFESANSKRFRFYDEVLMNVLVTEKSSGHAVFGKLYKGNTLAALLKFLNEESSLWEDLKIMNTVPKWAFIKAVVEEFSRFLRGNNNKAN